One Hemibagrus wyckioides isolate EC202008001 linkage group LG07, SWU_Hwy_1.0, whole genome shotgun sequence DNA segment encodes these proteins:
- the LOC131356499 gene encoding coxsackievirus and adenovirus receptor homolog: MRSYLHIVTFIILNFIADCGARVHVVYQSIGETAHLTLKEHWNITAVKWRKNHNLIATVEKKKPVIKHPEKFHIHASDSSLFIHNLTVSDSGYYKAQTGQWEEDLIIYSLIVQEAVSKPVINLQSNSSSVCHILVKCSADGDTVMYICDPHQCTLTNATSTMVNMTVSYTDTGVFECTASNRVSTKKTSVHMMNSCPEKLAPTTTATIICIISIALFAVLMIWIIFFTIPGRKRKKQSESLFQRLKGANTVLSKVMKLLRTKTLADSRCKKQQFAMFLQIVRTPQNVSGIRPQNK, from the exons ATGAGGAGCTATCTCCACATCGTCACCTTCATCATCCTGAATTTCATAGCTG ACTGCGGCGCTCGGGTCCATGTGGTGTACCAGTCAATAGGAGAAACTGCTCATCTCACATTGAAAGAACACTGGAATATAACAGCAGTCAAATGGAGGAAGAATCATAATCTGATTGcaactgtagaaaaaaaaaagccagttaTTAAGCATCCAGAAAAATTTCATATACATGCTTCTGATAGCTCTTTGTTTATCCATAATTTGACGGTGAGTGACTCTGGATATTATAAAGCTCAAACTGGACAATGGGAAGAAGACTTAATCATATACAGTCTGATAGTACAAG AGGCTGTCTCAAAACCAGTAATCAATCTTCAGTCAAACTCCTCCTCTGTTTGCCACATCTTGGTTAAATGTTCTGCTGATGGCGACACAGTGATGTACATCTGTGACCCCCATCAATGCACTCTGACAAATGCCACATCCACCATGGTGAACATGACTGTTAGCTACACAGACACCGGGGTGTtcgaatgcacagccagcaacCGTGTAAGCACAAAAAAGACGTCAGTACACATGATGAACTCAT GTCCTGAAAAATTAGCACCCACAACAACAGCGACAATCATTTGTATAATAAGCATAGCACTGTTTGCTGTCCTGATGATCTGGATTATCTTTTTTACAATaccaggaagaaaaagaaagaaacag AGTGAAAGTTTGTTTCAAAGACTTAAGGGTGCAAATACTGTCTTAAGTAAGGTGATGAAACTGCTGAGAACTAAAACTCTAGCAGACAGCAGATGCAAGAAACAACAGTTTGCAATGTTCCTTCAAATA gtCAGGACACCCCAAAATGTCAGTGGTATCAGACCACAAAATAAATGA